A genomic stretch from Bradyrhizobium sp. 195 includes:
- a CDS encoding hybrid sensor histidine kinase/response regulator yields the protein MNETVDQGPLRTPPGRLFRKYLYSIVALAFAALAINTGFDVWFSYREQKQLLAATQREQAASAAIQIGQFVGQIENQIRWLSRLPPELSTNEDERLNAIRLLRLSPAIAEIAEIDPRGRERVRVSRRVADKVGSNVDLSASPAFRGANESRAYYGPVYFLGDTEPYMTLATRGIGRHPDVIVAEVNLRFIWDLVAGIRVGNTGKAYVVDRMGVLIAHPDPWRALQRSDLSGHADVRAALDGVGPAAGGLVKEDLTGQRVLSTYATVPSLGWLVFVELPLTEAYAPIYASIGRSTFLLVVLLVGAVLVSLFLSRRMTGPIQLLTQGARRIGSGDLGLRLAIRTGDELEALGDQFNRMAAHLRDSYATLERKVIERTSELEKARDHALAEHDAAERARHAAVQANETKSRFLAVVSHELRTPLNGVMGVLQLLDDGNLSEAQRRHLATAAASGETLIALVDAVLEYARLEASTETLEPRNFRLDQLIDAAAELMRPQAFGKGLTFDLACDASVQASVHGDPVRLNRILLNLIGNAIKFTPSGGIAVNAAAERHDDHILLRITVRDTGIGVAPDMHERIFEDFVQADDSIARRFGGTGLGLAIARRLARLMRGELTVASTPGAGSTFTFEVPLGLAASGIAQDALQPPSRQLRVLLVDDDPVNCEVGEAILKRLGHLPTIARNGSSAVALARDQAFDVILMDLHMPDMDGVEAASRIGKLGLPNTPRIIAVTADGSSSAHERLAGAGIVQIVSKPILINALRETIENDPEVKPAAVQLSTGALIDRHFLDDQKELLGQTQIAKLHHLLQETSDKLIADITKAAAIGDRNQLARLTHQLGSATSALGLVRLFELCREVELAAPTMSAPEHQNAARELAELQRASMQALDDVLQPAEQRSV from the coding sequence GTGAACGAGACGGTCGACCAGGGACCATTGCGGACGCCTCCCGGCCGGCTGTTCCGCAAATATCTCTACTCGATCGTCGCCCTCGCCTTTGCCGCCCTCGCCATCAACACCGGCTTCGACGTCTGGTTCTCCTATCGCGAGCAGAAGCAGCTTCTGGCGGCAACGCAGCGCGAACAGGCAGCGTCCGCCGCGATCCAGATCGGCCAGTTCGTCGGCCAGATCGAAAACCAGATCAGATGGCTCTCGCGCCTGCCGCCGGAGCTGTCGACCAACGAAGACGAGCGCCTGAACGCGATCCGTCTCCTGCGTCTCTCGCCGGCGATCGCGGAGATCGCCGAGATCGACCCGCGAGGGCGCGAGCGGGTGCGCGTGTCGCGCCGCGTCGCCGACAAGGTCGGCAGCAACGTCGACCTCTCCGCTTCCCCCGCCTTCCGCGGCGCGAATGAAAGCCGGGCCTATTACGGGCCGGTTTATTTCTTGGGCGACACTGAGCCGTACATGACGCTTGCGACACGCGGCATAGGCCGCCATCCCGACGTGATCGTCGCCGAGGTCAATCTGCGTTTCATCTGGGACCTCGTCGCCGGGATCAGGGTCGGCAACACCGGCAAGGCCTATGTGGTCGATCGCATGGGGGTCTTGATCGCGCATCCCGATCCGTGGCGGGCCCTTCAGCGTAGCGATCTCTCCGGCCATGCGGACGTCCGCGCGGCGCTCGACGGCGTAGGGCCGGCGGCAGGCGGACTGGTCAAGGAGGATCTGACCGGTCAACGCGTGCTCTCGACCTATGCGACGGTTCCCTCGCTCGGCTGGCTGGTGTTCGTCGAGCTGCCGCTCACCGAGGCCTACGCGCCGATCTACGCATCGATCGGCCGTTCGACCTTTCTCCTCGTCGTTCTCTTGGTCGGTGCGGTGCTGGTCTCTCTCTTTCTCAGCCGGCGCATGACGGGACCAATCCAGCTCCTCACGCAGGGCGCGCGGCGGATCGGCAGCGGCGATCTCGGCCTGCGGCTCGCGATCAGGACCGGCGACGAGCTGGAAGCGCTCGGCGACCAGTTCAACCGCATGGCGGCGCATCTGCGCGATTCCTACGCCACCCTCGAGCGCAAGGTGATCGAGCGCACCTCCGAGCTCGAGAAAGCGCGCGATCACGCCCTTGCCGAGCACGATGCCGCCGAGCGCGCGCGCCACGCTGCCGTGCAAGCCAACGAGACCAAATCGCGCTTCCTCGCCGTCGTCAGCCACGAGCTGCGCACGCCGCTGAACGGCGTGATGGGCGTGCTGCAATTGCTCGACGACGGCAACCTGAGTGAAGCGCAGCGGCGCCACCTCGCGACCGCCGCGGCGTCCGGCGAAACGCTGATCGCACTGGTCGATGCGGTGCTGGAATATGCCCGACTGGAGGCCAGCACCGAAACCCTGGAGCCGCGCAATTTCCGCCTCGACCAGCTCATCGACGCCGCCGCCGAGCTGATGCGCCCCCAGGCCTTCGGCAAGGGACTGACCTTCGACCTCGCCTGCGATGCATCGGTCCAAGCCTCGGTGCACGGCGACCCTGTCCGGCTCAATCGCATCCTGCTCAATCTGATCGGCAACGCCATCAAGTTCACGCCTTCAGGCGGGATCGCCGTGAACGCGGCCGCCGAGCGGCACGACGATCATATCCTGCTCCGCATCACCGTTCGCGACACCGGCATCGGCGTCGCCCCCGACATGCACGAGCGGATCTTCGAGGATTTCGTGCAGGCGGACGACAGCATCGCACGGCGGTTCGGCGGCACCGGCCTTGGCCTCGCGATCGCGCGGCGCCTCGCCCGCCTGATGCGCGGCGAGCTGACGGTTGCGAGCACACCGGGCGCGGGCAGCACGTTCACGTTCGAGGTACCGCTCGGCCTCGCCGCGAGCGGCATCGCGCAAGATGCGCTGCAACCGCCATCGCGGCAGCTCCGCGTGCTCCTGGTCGACGACGATCCCGTCAATTGCGAAGTCGGTGAAGCCATCCTGAAGAGGCTCGGCCATCTCCCCACCATCGCAAGAAACGGCTCATCGGCCGTCGCACTTGCCCGCGATCAGGCGTTCGACGTCATCCTCATGGATCTGCACATGCCCGACATGGACGGCGTGGAAGCGGCCTCGCGGATCGGCAAGCTCGGCCTGCCAAACACGCCGCGCATCATCGCCGTGACGGCGGACGGGTCGTCGAGCGCGCACGAGCGGCTCGCCGGCGCTGGCATTGTCCAGATCGTCAGCAAACCGATCCTGATCAACGCGCTGCGCGAGACGATCGAGAACGACCCGGAAGTTAAGCCGGCGGCAGTGCAACTGTCCACGGGCGCATTGATCGACCGGCACTTCCTCGACGACCAGAAAGAACTGCTGGGCCAGACGCAAATCGCGAAGCTGCATCATCTGCTGCAGGAGACCAGCGACAAGCTGATCGCAGATATCACCAAAGCCGCAGCGATCGGCGATCGTAACCAGCTCGCCCGGCTCACCCATCAGCTCGGCAGCGCGACGAGCGCGCTCGGCCTCGTCCGCCTGTTCGAGCTCTGCCGCGAGGTCGAGCTGGCGGCGCCCACGATGTCGGCGCCTGAGCACCAAAATGCTGCGCGCGAACTCGCCGAACTGCAACGGGCATCCATGCAGGCGCTGGATGATGTGCTTCAACCTGCCGAGCAGCGATCGGTCTAG
- a CDS encoding ABC transporter substrate-binding protein has product MTERRSAFAVDRRGFIRLVGATTAGWTVLGATSDRMRIVASLTALRLDDELTRRSMIDSPTSRLGGLVAGLRQRGWVEGVNFRLELRSSFGPPERLKAAIQELLDLKPDVILTGSTIETTAVLAATKTIPIVFATANDPVGNGFVESLAHPGGNVTGFTNSTADMGGKWLQLIREAVPDLARVGVLFNPTSAPRAGRFFLDSIEQQAAESGVSVVPAPVNTLADIDAAVGRFVEPPKAAMIALVDSFLVVNRQTVVAAADKYRVPTIYPFYYFMDAGGLMSYGATLEVRSADYVDLILRGTKAGDLPVQSPRKYELLINRTVARTLGLTIPFTLLARADEIRE; this is encoded by the coding sequence ATGACCGAACGGCGTTCCGCTTTCGCGGTCGATCGCCGCGGCTTCATTCGCCTTGTGGGCGCAACCACCGCAGGATGGACGGTGCTCGGCGCAACGTCGGATCGCATGCGGATCGTCGCTTCCTTGACCGCATTGCGGCTCGACGACGAACTGACAAGGCGGAGCATGATCGACAGTCCGACCTCGCGCCTCGGCGGCCTCGTCGCCGGCCTGAGACAGCGCGGCTGGGTCGAAGGCGTCAACTTCCGCCTCGAACTTCGTTCGAGCTTCGGCCCACCGGAGAGGCTGAAGGCGGCCATTCAGGAGTTGCTGGACCTCAAGCCGGACGTGATCCTGACGGGGTCGACGATCGAAACCACGGCGGTCCTTGCCGCCACCAAGACCATTCCGATCGTGTTCGCGACCGCCAACGATCCGGTCGGCAATGGCTTCGTCGAAAGCCTTGCCCATCCCGGCGGCAACGTCACCGGCTTCACCAACAGCACCGCCGATATGGGCGGCAAATGGCTTCAACTCATCCGGGAGGCCGTGCCCGATCTCGCCCGCGTGGGCGTGCTGTTCAATCCCACAAGCGCGCCCCGGGCGGGACGCTTCTTCCTCGATTCGATCGAGCAGCAAGCGGCCGAATCCGGCGTGTCTGTCGTCCCTGCGCCCGTCAACACGCTTGCGGACATCGACGCAGCCGTTGGGCGCTTCGTCGAACCGCCCAAGGCGGCCATGATTGCCCTGGTCGACAGCTTCCTCGTCGTCAACCGACAGACGGTCGTTGCGGCAGCGGACAAATACCGCGTGCCCACGATCTACCCGTTCTATTATTTCATGGATGCGGGCGGGTTGATGAGCTACGGGGCGACGTTGGAGGTGCGCTCGGCCGATTACGTCGATCTCATTCTGCGCGGCACCAAGGCAGGTGATCTTCCGGTGCAGTCGCCGCGCAAATACGAGCTCCTGATCAACCGCACGGTCGCTCGCACACTGGGATTGACCATTCCGTTCACGCTGCTCGCGCGCGCCGACGAGATCCGCGAGTGA